The Faecalibacter bovis genome includes the window ACTCAATATTTTTAGCATTTTTACTATTAACCAATACTTTGGCGCTTACAGCATAAGTACTAATCGCATATTTTAAGTAGGTATTTGCACAAACTAATGCGATGATTAATCCGATAGCAAATAAATACCAATATTTTAAATAAGGAAAAATGATTTCACGAAGATCAAATGAACTATTTGAATTTTGTCCAAAATCAATTTCTTTGTTGTTTTCCATTTTATAATCGAGTGATGATAGTTGTAATTGAAAGTACTAATCCAATGATACTTGCAGCAATTGTTATAGTTCTTGTACTTGAAGCATTTTGTATTGCTGATTTGTTTGGTTCAACGTAAATTACGTCGTTTTGAGCTAAATAATATACAGGTGAATTAAATACTTCTTTAGATGTTAAATCAACACGATGAGATTCAACTTGTCCTTCAGTATTTCTAATTACCATGATATTATTTCTTACACCATTAATTTTTAAATCTCCTGCTAAACCAATTGCATCAATAATAGAAACTTTCTCAGATGGTAAAACTTTAGTTCCAGGACTATTAACTTCACCTAAAATTGTAATCTTAAAATCTGCAAATGATACATTTACAGAAGTGTTTTTGATATAAAAAGATACTTTTTCTTGAATTAAATCTTGAGCCTCAATACGAGTCAAACCTTTCACATTAACTTTTCCTAAAATAGGCATATCTATAGCACCATTTTGGTCTACTAAATATGTTTTACCTTCCGTATCGTTTGTAGAGGAACTTTGTAAATTAAAAGGAGCTGTAGTTGTTGCATCAGTAGCGTACACGCTAACTTTTAATTTATCGTTAATCTGAATTTTAGGTGCGTTTTCTTGCACAAAAGTATTGATGGTTTGCGCATCATTAAAATAGACAACATCTTCTCTTTTTGCACAAGAAAAAATGATGAATGAAAACACAATTAGATATAGAATGTTTTTTAATTTGATTTTCATGCTTGTTGATCTAGAATTTCAAAGGTAGAATTTTGAGATTTAAATTCAGGAACGATTTGTTTAATTTTTCGAACAAGTTCAATATTATCTCTATTATACTCTGTTTCTTTCGCAAAATAACAAAGTGTTGAAATATTTTCAAACGTATTTTCACATTTTGAATAATTAACCTTTGCAATCATGATTTTTTCATGATGAGTTTTGGTTGTGTTTTCATCACTAGCAAGTAATTCTTCAAAAATTTTCTCACCAGGTCTTAGTCCAATAACTTTAATATCAATTTCTTGTGGATATTTATAACCACTTAATCGAATCATTCGCTTAGCTAAATCAATTATTTTCATTGATTCGCCCATATCAAATACGAAAATTTCACCACCTTTTCCCATTGTCCCCGCTTCTAATACCAATTGACAAGCTTCCGGAATTGTCATAAAATAACGCGTGATTTCAGGATGAGTTACTGTTAAAGGTCCACCTTGTTCTAATTGACGTTTAAATAAAGGTATAACAGATCCGTTAGAACCCAAGACATTACCAAAGCGAGTCACAATGAAATTGGTATTTGAAAGCGCATTTAAACAACTAACATAAATTTCAGCACATCGTTTTGTTGCGCCCATTACGTTTGTTGGATTAACAGCTTTATCCGTAGAAACCATTACAAATTTCTCAACATTATATTCATGCGATAAATCTGCCATTATTTTAGTTCCTCTTACGTTCGTATTAACCGCTTCGTAGGGATATTTTTCCATTAAAGGAACGTGTTTATAAGCTGCTGCATGGTAGATATAATCAGGTTTATGCAGCTCGAAAATATTTTTCATTCGATCTAAATCTCTTACATTTCCAATGATATATTCAATATCATTTTTTTTGTTAGAAACCATGCTTTGTTCCACGTCGTACAATGCTGATTCAGCAATATCTAATAAAATTAATTTTTTGAAATTTTTACGTGCCACTTGACGAGCAATTTCACTACCAATAGATCCTGCTGCTCCTGAAATTAAAATCGTTTTATTTTCTAATTCATTTTCAACGATCGGATTATTT containing:
- a CDS encoding polysaccharide biosynthesis/export family protein; translation: MKIKLKNILYLIVFSFIIFSCAKREDVVYFNDAQTINTFVQENAPKIQINDKLKVSVYATDATTTAPFNLQSSSTNDTEGKTYLVDQNGAIDMPILGKVNVKGLTRIEAQDLIQEKVSFYIKNTSVNVSFADFKITILGEVNSPGTKVLPSEKVSIIDAIGLAGDLKINGVRNNIMVIRNTEGQVESHRVDLTSKEVFNSPVYYLAQNDVIYVEPNKSAIQNASSTRTITIAASIIGLVLSITTIITRL
- a CDS encoding polysaccharide biosynthesis protein; amino-acid sequence: MISKTKNNLLKNLPRWVILVIDLNIVAFTYIISNFIINNFTNNFNLVNVYLKLPIVVTVYAILYLLFGTYKGVIRQTGLKDAQNVFIANILSFFVLLTFSVFIRNTMDLTDETVHFYRFSYSILFIHSFVATVAMVFARISYKSTYAYYLGNNKRGKKVIIYGAGDSGAITLNALAADQKSDAQVLCFIDDDPKKSGKKINRLMVHHSSILTDEFIQNNQVDEVIISIQNISKSQLLKISEKLTEYPIKVKITPAINDWINGNYSTRQIKHLKIEDLLGRDSIELNNPIVENELENKTILISGAAGSIGSEIARQVARKNFKKLILLDIAESALYDVEQSMVSNKKNDIEYIIGNVRDLDRMKNIFELHKPDYIYHAAAYKHVPLMEKYPYEAVNTNVRGTKIMADLSHEYNVEKFVMVSTDKAVNPTNVMGATKRCAEIYVSCLNALSNTNFIVTRFGNVLGSNGSVIPLFKRQLEQGGPLTVTHPEITRYFMTIPEACQLVLEAGTMGKGGEIFVFDMGESMKIIDLAKRMIRLSGYKYPQEIDIKVIGLRPGEKIFEELLASDENTTKTHHEKIMIAKVNYSKCENTFENISTLCYFAKETEYNRDNIELVRKIKQIVPEFKSQNSTFEILDQQA